In Kitasatospora sp. NBC_00240, the following are encoded in one genomic region:
- a CDS encoding pirin family protein — protein MSNLDLKPSATRCGGEASTGPVKELLTGRQVRLGGSTEVRRLLPNLGRRMVGAWCFVDHYGPDDIADEPGMQVPPHPHMGLQTVSWLHEGEVLHRDSLGSLQTVRPYELGLMTSGRAISHSEESPHEHARLLHGAQLWVALPDSDRHTAPAFEHHSELPKVTAAGLRSTVIMGTLDGATSPGTAHTPLVGADLALTEGAELRLPLERDFEYAVLAMTGSVDVDGVRVEPGSILYLGCGRTELPLLARTDSAILLLGGEPFEEEIVMWWNFIGRSDEDIRQAREDWMSGPRFGEVHGYDGARLAAPPLPAGALKPRGRAR, from the coding sequence ATGAGCAATCTCGACCTCAAACCCTCCGCGACCCGCTGCGGCGGCGAAGCCAGCACCGGGCCGGTCAAGGAGCTGCTGACCGGACGTCAGGTCAGGCTCGGCGGGAGCACCGAGGTGCGCCGGCTGCTGCCCAACCTCGGACGGCGGATGGTCGGCGCCTGGTGCTTCGTCGACCACTACGGCCCCGACGACATCGCCGACGAACCCGGCATGCAGGTGCCCCCGCACCCGCACATGGGCCTGCAGACCGTCAGCTGGCTGCACGAGGGCGAGGTGCTGCACCGCGACAGCCTCGGCAGCCTGCAGACCGTCCGCCCGTACGAACTGGGCCTGATGACCTCCGGCCGGGCGATCTCGCACTCCGAGGAGTCCCCGCACGAGCACGCCCGCCTGCTGCACGGCGCCCAGCTCTGGGTCGCCCTGCCGGACAGCGACCGCCACACCGCCCCCGCCTTCGAGCACCACAGCGAGCTGCCGAAGGTCACCGCCGCGGGCCTGCGCAGCACCGTCATCATGGGCACCCTGGACGGCGCCACCTCCCCCGGCACCGCCCACACCCCCCTGGTCGGCGCCGACCTCGCCCTCACCGAGGGCGCCGAACTGCGCCTGCCGCTGGAGCGCGACTTCGAGTACGCCGTCCTGGCGATGACCGGCAGCGTCGACGTGGACGGCGTCCGGGTCGAGCCCGGCTCCATCCTCTACCTCGGCTGCGGCCGCACCGAACTCCCCCTGCTGGCGCGGACGGACAGCGCGATCCTGCTTCTGGGCGGCGAACCGTTCGAGGAGGAGATCGTGATGTGGTGGAACTTCATCGGACGGTCCGACGAGGACATCAGGCAGGCCCGCGAGGACTGGATGTCCGGCCCCCGCTTCGGCGAGGTGCACGGCTACGACGGTGCCCGGCTGGCCGCTCCACCGCTGCCGGCCGGGGCCCTGAAGCCACGGGGCCGGGCACGCTGA
- a CDS encoding alpha/beta hydrolase-fold protein, producing the protein MGRGETVEDDAGTAGERTGRPSRRMLLRAAAGAGALAVAAAGTGVAMAEDVLPGGARLRRALGLTGPDGVLPAATAGPLHTEDRRSAARGTTVRLITMTPPGVHRAADLPVCLALHGRGATARTMVETGVPEFLSAAVAAGVPPFAVVAVDGGNASYWRRTTTGDDPQRMLLDELPGWLAEQGLRPPGGAMGISMGGFGALNYARNRGKGFGPVAALSPAVFRTWPDAKAVEVFRDEAEWREYEPLLHLDQPLGSPLGVWCGTEDPFCDAARRLAPHATRAHFPPGEHSGGFWRRVLPDAMSFLGRALAGQPT; encoded by the coding sequence GTGGGTCGCGGGGAGACGGTCGAGGACGATGCGGGCACCGCGGGGGAGCGGACCGGCCGGCCGAGCCGGCGCATGCTGCTACGGGCCGCCGCCGGGGCCGGCGCCCTGGCCGTGGCGGCGGCCGGCACCGGAGTGGCGATGGCCGAGGACGTCCTGCCCGGCGGCGCACGGCTGCGCCGGGCCCTCGGCCTGACCGGCCCCGACGGCGTCCTGCCGGCGGCCACCGCCGGCCCGCTGCACACCGAGGACCGGCGCTCGGCGGCGCGCGGCACCACCGTACGGCTGATCACGATGACCCCGCCCGGTGTGCACCGGGCGGCCGATCTGCCGGTCTGCCTCGCCCTGCACGGGCGCGGCGCCACCGCGCGGACGATGGTGGAGACCGGGGTGCCGGAGTTCCTCTCGGCGGCGGTGGCGGCCGGCGTCCCGCCGTTCGCCGTCGTCGCCGTGGACGGCGGCAACGCCAGCTACTGGCGCCGAACCACCACCGGGGACGACCCGCAGCGGATGCTGCTGGACGAGCTTCCGGGCTGGCTCGCCGAACAGGGCCTGCGCCCGCCCGGCGGCGCGATGGGCATCTCGATGGGCGGCTTCGGGGCCCTCAACTACGCCCGAAACCGGGGCAAGGGCTTCGGCCCGGTCGCCGCGCTCAGCCCCGCCGTGTTCCGCACCTGGCCGGACGCCAAGGCCGTCGAGGTCTTCCGCGACGAGGCCGAGTGGCGCGAGTACGAGCCGCTGCTGCACCTCGACCAGCCGCTCGGCAGCCCGCTCGGCGTCTGGTGCGGTACCGAGGACCCGTTCTGCGACGCGGCCCGCCGGCTGGCCCCGCACGCCACCCGGGCGCACTTCCCGCCCGGCGAGCACAGCGGGGGGTTCTGGCGGCGGGTGCTGCCGGACGCCATGTCCTTCCTCGGCCGCGCCCTGGCGGGACAGCCCACCTGA
- the rpe gene encoding ribulose-phosphate 3-epimerase: MAQINPSILSADFARLAEEAEAVRGADWLHVDVMDNHFVPNLTLGVPVVESLARATDTPLDLHLMIEDPDRWAPQYVEAGAGSVTFHVEAAAAPVRLAREIRAKGARASMALKPGTPIEPYEDLLPELDMVLIMTVEPGFGGQAFLDIMLPKIRRTRELIAKYDLDLWLQVDGGVAVNTIERCAEAGADVFVAGSAVYGAEDPAEAVRALRAQAERATAGASWACRH, from the coding sequence ATGGCGCAGATCAACCCCAGCATCCTGTCGGCCGACTTCGCGCGCCTGGCCGAGGAGGCCGAGGCCGTCCGGGGCGCGGACTGGCTGCACGTCGATGTGATGGACAACCACTTCGTGCCCAACCTCACGCTGGGCGTCCCGGTGGTCGAGTCCCTCGCGCGTGCCACCGACACCCCGCTCGACCTGCACCTGATGATCGAGGACCCGGACCGCTGGGCCCCGCAGTACGTCGAGGCGGGCGCCGGCTCGGTGACCTTCCACGTCGAGGCCGCCGCCGCGCCCGTCCGCCTGGCCCGGGAGATCCGCGCCAAGGGCGCCCGCGCGTCGATGGCCCTCAAGCCCGGCACCCCGATCGAGCCCTACGAGGACCTGCTGCCCGAACTCGACATGGTGCTGATCATGACCGTCGAGCCCGGCTTCGGCGGTCAGGCCTTCCTCGACATCATGCTGCCCAAGATCCGCCGCACCCGGGAGCTGATCGCCAAGTACGACCTGGACCTCTGGCTCCAGGTCGACGGCGGCGTCGCGGTCAACACCATCGAGCGCTGCGCCGAGGCCGGCGCCGACGTCTTCGTGGCCGGCTCGGCCGTCTACGGCGCCGAGGACCCGGCCGAGGCCGTCCGGGCCCTGCGCGCCCAGGCGGAGCGGGCGACGGCCGGCGCCTCCTGGGCCTGCCGCCACTGA
- a CDS encoding C39 family peptidase — translation MTTVAEIIHQVPYYSQWESPELVREIIAGKLSAADDPLWGQSGAATQEEYEFWSWRLCGMACLRMALDHWWGVAPPAVTLAGECLAAGAYVRRGERLDGLVHAPFAAYAAERWGLAAESRPELPAEDIPRLLADGRLVMASVHPAVRTLGPEPARRGGHLVLAVGATERELVIHNPSGFAGESQAFARVPWTDLPRFYAGRGIVLGPHGAAPADL, via the coding sequence ATGACCACCGTCGCGGAGATCATCCACCAGGTGCCCTACTACTCCCAGTGGGAGTCCCCCGAGCTGGTCCGGGAGATCATCGCGGGCAAGCTGAGCGCCGCCGACGACCCCCTGTGGGGCCAGTCCGGGGCGGCGACGCAGGAGGAGTACGAATTCTGGTCCTGGCGGCTCTGCGGCATGGCCTGCCTGCGGATGGCGCTGGACCACTGGTGGGGCGTCGCGCCGCCGGCCGTCACTCTTGCGGGTGAATGCCTGGCGGCCGGTGCCTACGTGCGTCGCGGCGAGCGGCTGGACGGCCTGGTCCACGCGCCGTTCGCCGCGTACGCCGCCGAGCGGTGGGGGCTCGCCGCCGAGTCCCGGCCGGAGCTGCCGGCCGAGGACATACCGCGACTGCTGGCGGACGGGCGGCTGGTGATGGCCTCGGTGCACCCGGCGGTCCGCACCCTGGGGCCCGAACCGGCCCGCCGCGGCGGCCACCTGGTGCTGGCGGTCGGTGCGACGGAACGGGAGCTGGTGATCCACAACCCGTCCGGGTTCGCCGGCGAGTCGCAGGCCTTCGCCCGCGTCCCCTGGACGGATCTGCCGCGCTTCTACGCCGGCCGGGGCATCGTGCTCGGCCCGCACGGCGCCGCCCCGGCCGACCTCTGA
- a CDS encoding aldo/keto reductase codes for MEYTHLGRTGLTVSRLCLGTMNFGPHTEEADAHRIMDAAHEQGINFFDTANTYGGHGTRGRTEEIIGGWFARGGGRRERTVLATKLYGETGTWPNEGKLSALNIRRAVDASLRRLQTDYIDLYQMHHIDRETPWEEIWQAMEVLVAQGKIVYVGSSNFAGWHIAQAQEAARARNFLGLTSEQSRYNLLERSVELEVVPAAQHYGLGLIPWSPLHGGLLGGVLRKEHQGVRRSQDRQAEALAAHRDQIQAYEDLAAELGHEPGDLALAWLLSRPAVTAPIVGPRTPEQLLAAVRALDVSPDRKTLDRLDEIFPGHRTAPEDYAW; via the coding sequence ATGGAGTACACCCACCTCGGCCGTACGGGCCTGACCGTCTCCCGCCTGTGCCTGGGCACCATGAACTTCGGCCCGCACACCGAGGAGGCCGACGCCCACCGGATCATGGACGCCGCCCACGAACAGGGCATCAACTTCTTCGACACCGCCAACACCTACGGCGGCCACGGGACCAGGGGCCGTACCGAGGAGATCATCGGCGGCTGGTTCGCCCGGGGCGGCGGCCGCCGCGAGCGGACGGTGCTCGCCACCAAGCTGTACGGCGAGACCGGGACCTGGCCCAACGAGGGCAAGCTCTCCGCGCTCAACATCCGCCGGGCGGTCGACGCCAGCCTGCGCCGTCTGCAGACCGACTACATCGACCTCTACCAGATGCACCACATCGACCGGGAGACGCCCTGGGAGGAGATCTGGCAGGCGATGGAGGTGCTGGTCGCCCAGGGCAAGATCGTCTATGTCGGCTCCAGCAACTTCGCCGGCTGGCACATCGCCCAGGCCCAGGAGGCCGCCAGGGCCCGCAACTTCCTCGGCCTGACCAGCGAACAGTCGCGCTACAACCTGCTGGAACGCAGTGTGGAACTGGAGGTCGTCCCGGCCGCCCAGCACTACGGCCTCGGCCTGATCCCGTGGTCCCCGCTGCACGGCGGCCTGCTCGGCGGGGTGCTCCGCAAGGAGCACCAGGGGGTACGCCGCAGCCAGGACCGCCAGGCCGAGGCACTGGCCGCCCATCGGGACCAGATCCAGGCCTATGAGGACCTCGCCGCCGAGCTCGGCCACGAGCCCGGCGACCTGGCGCTGGCCTGGCTGCTCTCCCGCCCGGCGGTGACCGCCCCGATCGTCGGTCCGCGCACGCCGGAGCAACTGCTGGCCGCCGTCCGCGCCCTGGACGTGTCGCCGGACCGGAAGACCCTCGACCGGCTGGACGAGATCTTCCCCGGCCACCGGACCGCCCCGGAGGACTACGCCTGGTAG